A portion of the Micromonospora vinacea genome contains these proteins:
- a CDS encoding tetratricopeptide repeat protein translates to MTVDPLLVQQQVSAVAGTAYGVIGADLHVFGDGTPLYLLEEHRRPDPPDWSWLREMPSRMLNAHSRVVPFTGRESERDELRTWRETGPRLAVRWLHAPGGRGKTRLAGHLAAQAADEGWKVVTALPHVGTPSALLGSQDLRPDRHRGVLLIVDYADRYPLSSLLWLLRNALLHRADKPARVLMVARSASTWPALRANLDDPRVQAGTSEQYLAPLPDDEDARRAMFTAAHDSFAAVYGLSGPDAVPRLPNLGHPEFGLTLTVHVAALVAVDTRATGAQPPTQVTLLTRYLLDRERQHWTRLYEGRARGLNHGTPDDVMARTVFTAALAGPLPHPEAAGLLRRVERELPAERIISDHSHCYPAADPHRATVLEPLYPDRLAEDFIAHTLPGSDHPADPWAPTRLHDLLHEQPSPASDSPRPPATAATYTARAVTFLTAAAARWPHLGPAHLFPLLRDRPQLAIIAGSATLSTLAGMTDVDVTALEAVEALLPGDRHVDLDVGAAAVVDVLITRRLTKSDDPAEQARLHATRSWRLANAGRYADALAPISEAVAIRRRLADADPATHLPALARSLHNLGQVLSELGRPEEALAHSQEAGDTYRRLARSDPATYLSHLSRTLHNLGTVQGSLGRWDEALDHAQEAVTIGRLLADIDPTGYLPDLPGLLNNAIKLLAELGRHAATLALAEEAVTIGRRLTDTDRAAHGPELARSLQNLGNSLVHLHRPEEALAHSQEAADTFRQLADANPTAYLPELARSLTALGNTLVELGRPTAALAPSQEAAEVFRQLADTKPTAYLPELARSLNALGQVHAALGRWTEALALCGEAAAIGRRLVEAGAAAYLGHFAKQVGNLGLAQTELGRQEQALVHLQEAVDAHRRLAAANPTAHRGDLGKALHNLGLVWDRLGQPERALACAEEAVSIARQLARAEPASHLPDLAQSLNNLAGFLALVGRGEEAIGFAEEAVAVTRKLAGAPPTAYLPELAQSLNNVGVYLSMVDRHEDALAACREAADLYRHLAEADPAVYLPATAQALCNLSLRLTELGRRTEALAPAEESVGIYRELARTNPAIQRDRRFSMALMVYARARSGARPG, encoded by the coding sequence ATGACCGTCGACCCCCTCCTCGTCCAGCAGCAGGTTTCCGCCGTCGCCGGCACCGCGTACGGGGTGATCGGCGCCGACCTGCACGTCTTCGGTGACGGGACGCCGCTGTATCTGTTGGAGGAGCACCGCCGGCCCGACCCGCCGGACTGGAGCTGGCTGCGCGAGATGCCCTCCCGGATGCTCAACGCGCACTCCCGCGTGGTCCCGTTCACCGGCCGCGAGTCCGAACGGGACGAGCTGCGCACCTGGCGGGAGACCGGGCCGCGACTGGCGGTGCGCTGGCTGCACGCCCCGGGCGGTCGGGGCAAGACCCGGCTGGCCGGCCACCTCGCCGCCCAGGCCGCCGACGAGGGCTGGAAGGTCGTCACGGCGCTGCCCCACGTGGGCACGCCCAGCGCCCTGCTGGGCAGCCAGGACCTGCGGCCGGACCGCCACCGGGGAGTGCTGCTGATCGTCGACTACGCCGACCGGTACCCGCTGTCCAGCCTGCTCTGGCTGCTGCGCAACGCCCTGCTCCACCGGGCCGACAAACCGGCACGGGTGTTGATGGTGGCACGCAGCGCGTCCACGTGGCCGGCACTGCGCGCCAACCTGGACGATCCCCGCGTCCAGGCCGGCACGTCCGAGCAGTACCTGGCCCCGCTGCCCGACGACGAGGACGCTCGGCGGGCCATGTTCACCGCCGCCCACGACAGCTTCGCCGCCGTCTACGGTCTCTCCGGTCCGGACGCCGTCCCCCGACTCCCCAACCTTGGTCATCCGGAGTTCGGGCTCACCCTCACCGTGCACGTCGCCGCGCTGGTCGCCGTCGACACCCGCGCGACCGGCGCCCAGCCGCCCACCCAGGTCACGTTGCTGACCCGCTACCTGCTCGACCGCGAACGTCAACACTGGACCCGGCTGTACGAGGGCCGCGCCCGCGGGCTGAACCACGGCACGCCCGACGATGTCATGGCCCGTACCGTCTTCACCGCCGCCCTCGCCGGCCCGCTCCCGCACCCCGAGGCCGCAGGGCTCCTGCGCCGCGTCGAGCGGGAACTGCCCGCCGAACGGATCATCAGCGACCACAGCCACTGCTACCCGGCCGCCGACCCCCATCGGGCCACCGTGCTCGAACCGCTGTACCCGGACCGGCTGGCCGAGGACTTCATCGCTCACACCCTGCCCGGCTCCGATCACCCGGCCGACCCGTGGGCCCCCACCCGGCTGCACGACCTGCTGCACGAGCAACCGTCACCAGCCTCGGACAGCCCCCGGCCGCCGGCGACAGCCGCGACGTACACCGCGCGGGCGGTCACCTTCCTGACCGCCGCCGCGGCCCGCTGGCCCCACCTCGGGCCCGCCCACCTGTTCCCACTCCTGCGCGACCGGCCACAGCTCGCGATCATCGCCGGCAGCGCCACCCTCAGCACCCTGGCCGGCATGACCGACGTCGACGTCACCGCGCTGGAAGCGGTCGAGGCGCTGCTGCCCGGCGACCGACACGTCGACCTCGACGTCGGCGCCGCCGCGGTCGTCGACGTCCTCATCACGCGCCGGCTCACCAAGTCCGACGATCCGGCGGAACAGGCCCGCCTGCACGCCACCCGCTCCTGGCGACTGGCCAACGCGGGCCGCTACGCCGACGCCCTGGCACCCATCTCCGAAGCCGTGGCGATCCGCCGGCGACTGGCCGACGCCGACCCCGCCACCCACCTGCCCGCCCTGGCGAGATCGCTGCACAACCTCGGGCAGGTGCTGTCCGAACTGGGCCGGCCGGAAGAGGCCCTCGCCCACAGCCAGGAAGCCGGGGACACATATCGCCGGCTGGCCCGGTCCGATCCCGCCACCTACCTGTCGCACCTGTCGAGAACCCTGCACAACCTCGGCACGGTGCAGGGCAGCCTGGGCCGGTGGGACGAGGCCCTGGACCACGCCCAGGAGGCGGTGACCATCGGCCGGCTGTTGGCCGACATTGACCCGACCGGCTACCTCCCCGACCTCCCCGGGCTGTTGAACAACGCCATCAAGCTCCTGGCGGAGCTAGGCCGCCACGCGGCGACACTCGCGCTCGCCGAGGAGGCCGTGACCATCGGCCGCCGTCTGACCGACACCGACCGCGCCGCCCACGGGCCCGAACTCGCCCGATCGTTGCAGAACCTCGGGAACAGCCTGGTCCACCTGCACCGGCCCGAGGAGGCCCTCGCCCACAGCCAGGAAGCCGCGGACACGTTCCGACAACTGGCCGACGCCAACCCGACCGCGTACCTGCCTGAACTCGCCAGGTCGTTGACCGCGCTCGGCAACACCCTGGTCGAACTGGGCCGGCCGACGGCGGCCCTCGCCCCCAGCCAGGAAGCCGCGGAGGTGTTCCGACAACTGGCCGACACCAAACCGACCGCGTACCTGCCCGAACTCGCCAGGTCGCTGAACGCCCTCGGTCAGGTCCACGCCGCGCTGGGTCGGTGGACGGAGGCCCTCGCACTCTGCGGGGAAGCCGCGGCCATCGGCCGACGGCTGGTCGAGGCCGGCGCCGCCGCCTACCTGGGGCACTTCGCGAAGCAGGTGGGCAACCTCGGTCTGGCGCAGACGGAGCTGGGCCGGCAGGAACAGGCCCTCGTCCACCTTCAGGAAGCCGTGGACGCGCACCGACGGCTCGCCGCGGCCAACCCCACCGCGCACCGGGGAGACCTCGGCAAGGCGCTGCACAACCTCGGCCTGGTGTGGGACAGGCTGGGCCAGCCGGAGCGGGCCCTGGCCTGCGCCGAGGAAGCCGTGTCCATCGCCCGGCAACTGGCCCGGGCCGAGCCCGCCAGCCACCTGCCCGACCTAGCCCAGTCGCTGAACAACCTCGCCGGCTTCCTGGCCCTGGTGGGGCGCGGCGAGGAGGCCATCGGGTTCGCCGAGGAAGCCGTGGCCGTCACCCGAAAGCTGGCCGGCGCACCTCCCACCGCGTACCTACCCGAACTGGCGCAGTCACTGAACAACGTGGGTGTCTACCTGTCGATGGTGGACCGGCACGAAGACGCTCTCGCCGCCTGCCGGGAAGCCGCGGACCTGTACCGGCACCTGGCCGAAGCCGACCCGGCCGTCTACCTGCCCGCCACCGCGCAGGCGCTGTGCAACCTCAGTCTCCGGCTGACCGAGCTGGGACGGCGCACGGAGGCCCTGGCTCCGGCCGAGGAGTCGGTCGGCATCTACCGGGAGTTGGCCCGCACGAATCCGGCGATCCAGCGGGATCGCCGGTTCTCGATGGCGCTGATGGTGTACGCCCGGGCGAGGAGCGGAGCCCGGCCCGGATGA
- a CDS encoding transposase, whose product MAGQSKYPEEFRRQAAALVLDSGRTIRDVGRELGVNHETLRNWVDRMRQDRDGGRPNDLAVDERAELVRLRRQVAQLELEKEILKKPRSSSHAVLFGTMASVPVVVEWVEWHR is encoded by the coding sequence GTGGCTGGACAGAGCAAGTACCCCGAGGAGTTCCGGCGCCAGGCCGCGGCGTTGGTGCTCGACTCCGGTCGCACGATCCGTGACGTGGGCCGGGAGCTGGGTGTCAACCACGAGACGCTGCGCAACTGGGTCGACCGGATGCGGCAGGATCGCGACGGCGGCCGGCCCAACGACCTGGCCGTGGACGAGCGGGCCGAGCTGGTGCGGCTGCGGCGGCAGGTCGCCCAGTTGGAGCTGGAGAAAGAGATCCTGAAAAAGCCGCGGTCTTCTTCGCACGCGGTGCTCTTTGGCACGATGGCGTCTGTCCCCGTGGTGGTCGAGTGGGTGGAGTGGCACCGGTGA
- a CDS encoding DUF262 domain-containing protein: protein MKADALSPRQLFDGKMHYEIPPFQRPYVWNEEDQWAPLWADVVRVAESRVVAAGAEPQVPHHFLGAVVYESKPPVVGDVTRHMVIDGQQRMTTIQLMIDAVQAAVAERGHDLLAEDLEELIFNRSSAFKGKPERFKLWPSKHDRPAFAQAMDPKPGWAGEHRIISAHEFFSNEAHAWLTGTPDDDGNIPPGSEQARAAVLSATLRDGLYIVAINLTGHDDSQLIFETLNDRGTPLLKADLIKNWVFQRGVKAGADVEDWSETHWVDFDDDWWRAEIVQGRHQRSRIDIFVQYWLTMRLRDEVKTEQVFRVFTEHAGPFMSSPENADKFLSEFRKDADTYRALANLPEDTVQGSFYSRVIETMGLAATSPLLLWLLSDNHKVPEKQIEIALGALESWVMRRTLLRMTMKDVNKTMVSILKLLDRSPIDTAGDAVRNFLATQRADARLWPTDATMKAELPSLKLYGYLRQTRLRVVLEAVEKKLRTKYHENIALPAKLEIEHVMPQSWQTHWNPEPRLTPEQAADRNRRIQTLGNLTLVAKSLNGALSNRPWTDTEAVGMTSGGEAGLGKRSLLEKYSLLVLSKDLIKDHPDLWCDADIEARAAELTEHICQVWTGPSVGTHAGETAQPGGSSIPSQPTWGEVPTNAVHDRT, encoded by the coding sequence GTGAAGGCAGACGCGCTGAGTCCTCGTCAGTTGTTCGATGGCAAGATGCACTACGAGATCCCGCCGTTCCAGCGGCCGTATGTCTGGAACGAGGAAGATCAGTGGGCGCCGCTGTGGGCCGACGTGGTTCGGGTCGCCGAGAGTCGTGTCGTCGCCGCCGGCGCTGAGCCACAAGTGCCGCACCACTTCTTAGGCGCGGTTGTCTACGAGTCGAAGCCTCCGGTCGTCGGGGATGTCACTCGACACATGGTGATCGACGGGCAGCAGCGCATGACCACGATCCAACTGATGATCGATGCCGTCCAGGCGGCAGTCGCCGAGCGTGGGCACGACCTCCTCGCTGAAGACCTCGAAGAGCTCATTTTCAACCGCTCGTCGGCCTTCAAGGGCAAGCCCGAGCGTTTCAAGCTATGGCCGTCCAAGCATGACCGACCTGCGTTCGCCCAAGCGATGGATCCCAAGCCCGGCTGGGCAGGGGAGCACCGGATCATCTCTGCACACGAGTTTTTCTCCAACGAGGCTCACGCCTGGCTCACCGGAACGCCCGACGACGATGGCAACATCCCGCCGGGATCCGAACAGGCGCGTGCGGCGGTGCTGTCGGCAACGCTGAGGGATGGGCTCTACATCGTCGCGATCAATCTGACGGGCCACGACGACTCCCAACTGATCTTCGAGACACTCAACGACCGAGGGACCCCGCTTCTCAAGGCTGACCTGATCAAGAACTGGGTGTTCCAGCGGGGCGTGAAGGCTGGCGCCGACGTCGAGGACTGGTCGGAGACACACTGGGTCGACTTCGACGATGACTGGTGGCGGGCCGAGATCGTCCAAGGCCGTCACCAGCGCTCCCGCATCGACATCTTCGTGCAGTACTGGCTCACCATGCGGTTGCGAGACGAGGTGAAGACCGAGCAGGTATTCCGGGTGTTCACTGAGCACGCCGGGCCCTTCATGTCCAGCCCTGAAAACGCCGACAAGTTTTTGAGCGAATTCCGCAAGGACGCTGACACCTACCGCGCCTTGGCGAATCTCCCCGAGGACACGGTCCAGGGATCGTTCTACTCCCGGGTCATCGAAACGATGGGCCTGGCCGCGACCAGCCCGCTACTGCTGTGGCTGTTGTCGGACAACCACAAGGTGCCCGAGAAGCAGATAGAGATCGCCCTCGGGGCGCTGGAGAGCTGGGTCATGCGCCGGACGTTGCTTCGGATGACCATGAAGGACGTTAACAAGACAATGGTCTCCATCCTCAAGCTCCTCGACCGCTCGCCGATCGACACGGCGGGCGACGCCGTCCGGAACTTCTTGGCCACTCAACGGGCAGATGCGCGTCTGTGGCCTACCGACGCGACGATGAAGGCCGAGCTTCCCTCGCTCAAGCTCTACGGATACCTCCGTCAAACGCGCTTGCGCGTCGTCCTAGAGGCGGTTGAAAAGAAGCTTCGCACCAAGTACCACGAGAACATCGCGCTTCCGGCCAAGCTTGAGATCGAACACGTCATGCCCCAGTCGTGGCAGACCCACTGGAACCCCGAGCCGAGGCTCACGCCCGAGCAGGCGGCGGACCGTAACCGCCGCATCCAGACTCTTGGTAACCTCACCCTAGTGGCGAAAAGCCTCAACGGCGCCCTGTCGAATCGGCCGTGGACGGACACGGAGGCTGTGGGCATGACCTCCGGTGGTGAGGCCGGCTTGGGCAAGCGCAGTCTCCTAGAGAAGTACAGCCTGCTGGTGCTGTCGAAGGACTTGATCAAGGATCATCCCGACCTCTGGTGTGATGCCGATATCGAGGCGCGGGCAGCGGAACTGACGGAACACATTTGCCAGGTGTGGACCGGACCCTCCGTCGGCACGCACGCAGGGGAGACGGCCCAGCCAGGCGGCTCTTCGATACCTTCCCAACCGACCTGGGGTGAAGTGCCAACGAACGCGGTCCACGACCGGACCTGA
- a CDS encoding IS3 family transposase (programmed frameshift) produces the protein MPKQYPKDLRDRAVRLVREHRGDYGTEWEAIGSIAAKLGIGSAETLRKWVRQAEVDQGTRPGVTSEESVELRRLRRENAELKRANEILKAASGFLRGRARPATHTLVRFIDEHKARFGGVEPICRALTGHGLKIAASTYYKAKAVPPSARSVQDARLLDEIRRVHVANYGVYGARKVWRQLRRDGVEVARCTVERLMRDAGLRGVVRGKKIRTTVADPGHERAGDLVARDFSAAAPNRCWVADFTHVATFAGVVYVAFVVDVYSRAIVGWSAATNKRTPLVLDAVDMGLWRRDRDGRTVTRGLIHHSDAGSQYTSFRFTTHLVAAGIDASIGTVGDALDNALMESTIGLYKTELIKPRGPWRSLAQVELATAEWIDWYNHHRLHSAIGHRPPAEKESMFYAHHLPDQPELATV, from the exons ATGCCGAAGCAGTACCCGAAGGATCTACGTGATCGTGCGGTGCGTCTGGTTCGTGAGCATCGTGGCGATTACGGCACCGAGTGGGAGGCGATCGGGTCGATCGCTGCGAAGCTCGGGATCGGGTCGGCGGAGACGCTGCGGAAGTGGGTGCGCCAGGCCGAGGTCGACCAGGGGACGCGCCCGGGTGTGACCAGCGAGGAGTCAGTCGAGTTGCGGCGGCTGCGGCGGGAGAACGCCGAGCTGAAACGCGCCAATGAGATCTTGAAAGCCGCGTCGG GCTTTCTTCGCGGCCGAGCTCGACCGGCCACACACACGCTCGTGAGGTTCATCGACGAGCACAAGGCCCGCTTCGGCGGAGTCGAGCCGATCTGCCGAGCCCTGACCGGGCACGGGTTGAAGATCGCGGCCAGCACCTACTACAAGGCCAAGGCGGTGCCGCCATCGGCGCGGTCGGTCCAGGACGCCCGGTTGCTCGACGAGATCCGCCGGGTTCACGTGGCAAACTACGGCGTCTACGGCGCCCGGAAGGTGTGGCGGCAGCTGCGCCGTGACGGTGTCGAGGTAGCCCGCTGCACCGTGGAGCGGCTGATGCGCGACGCGGGCCTGCGCGGAGTCGTGCGGGGCAAGAAGATCCGCACCACGGTCGCCGATCCTGGCCATGAACGCGCCGGTGACCTCGTCGCCCGGGACTTTAGCGCCGCAGCACCGAATCGCTGCTGGGTGGCCGACTTCACGCACGTGGCCACCTTCGCCGGCGTCGTCTACGTCGCCTTCGTCGTGGACGTCTACTCCCGAGCGATCGTGGGCTGGTCGGCGGCGACCAACAAACGCACACCCCTCGTCCTCGACGCGGTGGACATGGGCCTGTGGCGCCGCGACCGCGACGGCCGAACCGTGACACGAGGCTTGATCCACCACAGCGACGCCGGTTCGCAGTACACGTCGTTCCGATTCACTACCCACCTCGTCGCAGCCGGCATCGACGCGTCCATCGGCACCGTCGGCGACGCCCTCGACAACGCGCTCATGGAATCCACCATCGGCCTGTACAAGACCGAACTGATCAAGCCCCGCGGGCCGTGGCGCAGCCTCGCCCAGGTCGAACTGGCCACCGCGGAATGGATCGACTGGTACAACCACCACCGCCTCCACTCCGCGATCGGGCACCGCCCGCCCGCGGAGAAAGAATCGATGTTCTACGCTCACCACCTGCCCGACCAGCCGGAGCTGGCCACAGTCTGA
- a CDS encoding IS481 family transposase — MSHANAALTPRARLRLARLIVDEGWPVARAAERYDVSWPTAKRWAVRYAEHGPAAMDDRSSRPHHSPTRTAQPVVRKIVHLRWKQRLGPVQIAGQLAMPASTVHAVLTRCRINRLTHIDRATGEPIRRYEHDRPGAMLHVDVKKYGNIPDGGGWRYVGRAQGERHRRSTAHRTGARNTHYDPRIGTAFVHTVIDDHSRVAYAEIRDDETALTAVDVLQNAVAWFAERGITTERVLSDNGSAYKSHAWRDACHQLGIRPKKTRPYRPQTNGKVERFHRTMTDGWAKRRFYSSEHARRAALPAWLHHYNHHRPHTATKGQPPITRLTNVPGQYS, encoded by the coding sequence GTGTCCCACGCTAACGCCGCTTTGACTCCTCGTGCACGTCTGCGCCTGGCGCGTCTGATCGTTGATGAGGGCTGGCCGGTCGCCCGGGCGGCTGAACGTTATGACGTGTCCTGGCCGACTGCGAAACGTTGGGCGGTGCGGTATGCCGAGCACGGGCCCGCCGCAATGGATGACCGGTCGTCGCGCCCGCACCACAGCCCCACGAGGACAGCCCAGCCCGTGGTGCGCAAGATCGTGCACCTGCGGTGGAAACAACGCCTCGGGCCCGTGCAGATCGCCGGCCAGCTGGCCATGCCAGCTTCGACCGTGCACGCCGTTCTGACCCGCTGCCGGATCAACCGGCTGACACACATCGACCGCGCCACCGGCGAGCCGATCCGCCGCTATGAACACGACCGGCCCGGCGCGATGCTGCACGTCGACGTGAAGAAGTACGGCAACATCCCCGATGGCGGCGGCTGGCGCTACGTCGGCCGAGCCCAGGGCGAACGCCATCGGCGAAGCACCGCGCACCGCACCGGCGCCCGCAACACCCACTACGACCCGCGCATCGGCACTGCATTCGTGCACACCGTCATCGACGATCACTCCCGCGTCGCCTACGCCGAGATCCGCGACGACGAGACCGCCCTGACCGCGGTCGACGTACTCCAAAACGCCGTCGCCTGGTTCGCCGAGCGAGGCATCACCACCGAACGCGTCCTGTCCGACAACGGCTCGGCCTACAAATCACACGCCTGGCGCGACGCCTGCCACCAACTCGGCATCCGCCCGAAGAAGACCCGCCCCTACCGGCCCCAAACCAACGGCAAGGTCGAACGCTTCCACCGCACCATGACCGACGGCTGGGCGAAACGACGTTTCTACAGCTCAGAACACGCCCGCCGAGCAGCCCTACCCGCCTGGCTCCACCACTACAACCACCACCGACCCCACACCGCCACCAAAGGCCAACCACCCATCACCAGGTTGACCAACGTCCCTGGGCAGTACAGCTAG
- a CDS encoding bpX6 domain-containing protein, with protein sequence MSAFRGRLPARALLIDVCLIGEVEARQRVVEAWQPAAALFELPGGTWLLEFDKAVEVRAELAPGLVLVDSGGVLHPSGTPVEGAAPGDVLIPRAGATTRVSRAALTFVDRDSWTDLTALRIEPLAALDGPVVAAVAPSPWQPLPPAPGLRAVAGVAPPPRRIRRLLAASNRPHRRMRLSPSASGKLAAVGAAVLVYGLAALVAAPLRMLVIGIGAGLLFGLSRVIASGAAASANNGSTQTGRGTLSGGWWNALLARLVLTSRAAWLAVSAQQRYLRRLDAAFERRDWDKALREAIAVGGSIGPPTLRLPRPRTGDLVPHPQLEGGSAVPLGFGAEQHLRTLYRQAATELDRAGRVEESAFVLADLLGLPREAVAVLERHHKYRLAAMLAEGRELDPDLAVRLWWRSGDRDRALQVARARGAFTGAVERLTRVDAVAARQLRAEWVRARQAADDHVGAVDAAWPDTELRPLVVTNLQAGMALSGHTAGYLFAHLVTWRPTTDTVTTANALLDSHDHELAPAQRGFLAALSELRCADMAQDRRLCTTALRLMVRIAGGDPLGDADERRRIAGRLRPRADRLAAADLPPLPAGRAPAPGTQIDITSTDEAGQLPIHDAVLLSGRTILTAHGEFGVRLIGLDGRTRASWDTPAHQLVVADHGANVLLVAQRGPSCEIRSLNLSTRRLRPPVVITAHHVLPSYDGALLTVVDDDGIAFIDLTAATPRITWRELDPTSAVIDIARSPTSLAALVRVNHQLGSGAARTEVWRWDLPSLMLRTRRTVHLDDLASVALLASSTLTTTSHDEHTDTYHVVGHGSEARTVDTKPTPLASGETSALRIDRPDHTAVEVVDGNLRVVFPPIVGAIGIRRHANTLTVWEPNGRLVVIDLTLCQAVASLRTRL encoded by the coding sequence ATGAGCGCGTTCCGCGGCAGGCTTCCGGCCCGCGCCCTCCTGATCGACGTATGCCTGATCGGGGAGGTCGAGGCGCGCCAGCGGGTCGTCGAGGCCTGGCAGCCCGCTGCCGCACTGTTCGAGCTGCCCGGCGGGACGTGGCTGCTGGAGTTCGACAAGGCGGTCGAGGTGCGCGCGGAACTGGCTCCCGGCCTCGTTCTCGTCGACAGCGGCGGCGTCTTACACCCCAGCGGCACACCCGTCGAGGGCGCCGCGCCTGGCGACGTGCTGATCCCGCGCGCCGGTGCGACGACGCGGGTAAGCCGGGCTGCGCTGACCTTCGTCGACCGGGACTCCTGGACCGACCTGACCGCCCTGCGGATCGAGCCGCTCGCGGCATTGGACGGCCCGGTTGTCGCGGCGGTGGCACCATCGCCCTGGCAGCCGCTTCCACCCGCGCCCGGCTTGCGCGCGGTGGCCGGTGTCGCGCCGCCGCCGCGGCGGATCCGCCGGCTGCTGGCTGCGTCTAACCGTCCGCACCGTCGGATGCGGCTCTCTCCCAGCGCTTCCGGGAAGCTCGCTGCGGTCGGCGCGGCCGTTCTCGTGTATGGGCTTGCCGCGCTCGTCGCAGCGCCGCTCCGGATGCTGGTTATTGGCATCGGCGCGGGCCTGCTATTCGGCCTGAGCAGGGTGATCGCTTCAGGCGCCGCCGCTTCGGCGAACAATGGCTCAACGCAGACTGGCCGCGGCACGTTATCGGGTGGCTGGTGGAACGCGCTGCTCGCTCGACTCGTGCTGACCAGCCGGGCTGCCTGGTTGGCTGTCAGCGCGCAGCAGCGTTACCTACGGCGGCTCGACGCCGCATTCGAGCGTCGTGACTGGGACAAGGCGCTGCGTGAGGCGATCGCTGTTGGTGGTTCCATTGGGCCCCCGACACTTCGGCTTCCCCGACCACGCACCGGGGACCTGGTGCCGCACCCGCAGCTCGAGGGCGGGTCGGCGGTCCCGCTCGGCTTCGGGGCCGAGCAACACCTGCGGACGCTCTACCGGCAGGCGGCCACCGAGCTCGACCGCGCCGGACGCGTCGAGGAATCCGCGTTCGTCCTCGCAGACCTGCTTGGTCTACCACGCGAGGCGGTCGCGGTGCTGGAGCGACACCACAAGTACCGGCTCGCCGCCATGCTCGCCGAGGGACGTGAACTCGATCCGGACCTAGCGGTGAGACTGTGGTGGCGGTCCGGCGATCGCGACCGCGCGCTGCAGGTGGCGCGGGCCCGGGGCGCATTTACCGGAGCCGTCGAGCGACTGACCCGGGTCGACGCAGTGGCGGCCCGACAGTTACGGGCCGAGTGGGTGCGCGCACGGCAGGCCGCCGACGATCATGTCGGTGCCGTTGACGCGGCATGGCCGGACACCGAGCTGCGCCCGCTGGTGGTGACGAACCTCCAAGCCGGCATGGCGCTCAGCGGCCACACCGCGGGGTACCTGTTCGCACACCTCGTAACCTGGCGCCCGACCACCGACACGGTGACCACCGCAAACGCGCTGCTCGACAGTCATGACCACGAGTTGGCGCCGGCCCAACGCGGCTTCCTGGCGGCGCTGTCCGAGCTGCGCTGCGCCGACATGGCACAGGACCGCCGGCTTTGCACCACCGCGCTGCGTCTCATGGTCCGCATTGCGGGAGGTGATCCCCTCGGAGATGCCGACGAGCGCAGGCGGATCGCCGGCAGGCTCCGGCCCCGGGCTGACCGACTGGCCGCCGCCGACCTGCCACCGCTGCCGGCCGGACGAGCGCCCGCCCCGGGCACCCAGATTGACATCACGTCGACCGACGAGGCCGGACAACTACCGATCCATGACGCGGTCCTGCTATCCGGCCGCACCATCCTGACCGCACACGGCGAATTCGGTGTACGCCTGATCGGCCTGGATGGCCGGACCCGCGCCAGCTGGGACACGCCTGCACACCAGCTTGTCGTCGCCGACCACGGTGCCAATGTCCTGCTCGTAGCGCAGCGCGGTCCCTCCTGCGAAATCCGCAGCCTGAACCTGAGCACGCGCCGGCTGCGGCCGCCCGTCGTCATCACCGCGCACCACGTGCTGCCCAGCTACGACGGTGCGTTGCTCACCGTGGTCGACGACGACGGCATCGCATTCATCGACCTGACCGCCGCCACCCCCCGCATCACCTGGCGTGAACTGGACCCCACCAGCGCGGTTATCGACATCGCCCGGAGCCCGACCAGCCTCGCCGCACTGGTCCGGGTCAACCATCAACTGGGCTCCGGCGCAGCCCGCACCGAGGTGTGGCGCTGGGACTTACCCTCACTCATGCTGCGGACGCGCCGAACGGTCCACCTCGACGACCTCGCCAGCGTCGCGCTGCTCGCGTCCTCGACGCTGACGACCACCAGCCACGACGAGCACACCGACACCTACCACGTGGTTGGGCACGGATCAGAGGCCCGGACCGTGGATACGAAGCCGACTCCGTTGGCCAGCGGCGAGACGTCCGCTCTACGCATCGACCGTCCAGACCACACCGCTGTGGAAGTCGTCGACGGCAATCTACGCGTCGTCTTTCCGCCAATTGTCGGCGCGATCGGTATTCGACGCCACGCTAACACCCTCACAGTGTGGGAGCCGAACGGCAGGTTGGTCGTCATCGACCTCACGCTTTGCCAGGCCGTCGCTAGCCTGCGGACCCGTCTCTAG
- a CDS encoding bpX5 domain-containing protein, producing the protein MSAPPLALQWRRRDTPLPAAAVAASGAVVAELRADALMRVTAGAHLRACAGREQSWLIVLGDRAELPWADGAVYLGWDDGVLVPTLAQPWPCADLLREPLRRLTGQQTGLIALLPGLVLAGPLPREPLDPARLAPS; encoded by the coding sequence GTGAGCGCGCCTCCGCTGGCCCTGCAGTGGCGTCGGCGCGACACCCCGCTGCCCGCTGCGGCTGTGGCCGCGTCGGGTGCGGTGGTGGCGGAGTTGCGCGCGGACGCGCTGATGCGGGTAACTGCAGGCGCCCACCTGCGTGCCTGCGCCGGCCGGGAGCAGAGCTGGTTGATCGTGCTTGGCGATCGGGCAGAGCTGCCGTGGGCCGACGGGGCCGTCTACCTCGGTTGGGACGATGGTGTGCTGGTACCGACGCTCGCCCAGCCGTGGCCGTGCGCGGATCTCTTGCGCGAGCCGCTGCGCCGCCTCACCGGCCAGCAGACCGGACTGATCGCACTGTTGCCTGGACTGGTCCTGGCCGGTCCGCTGCCGCGGGAACCACTCGACCCCGCACGGCTGGCGCCCTCATGA